One window of the Anopheles cruzii chromosome 2, idAnoCruzAS_RS32_06, whole genome shotgun sequence genome contains the following:
- the LOC128268325 gene encoding uncharacterized protein LOC128268325, whose protein sequence is MGLRFLVLAIVTLGSLYTLHLLAQDFMKLSKPLFMASGKRDLGPSLSYNRTATLMDFEAKINWNQILRADPWKCALSLVCQLAAGAEPRNGQAKIIYEFIAFSVENSKTVPKPLQEAFESGLRYNENLSAANNHEKCYNRYPLCLYSAKTMLRLMTLFAAQR, encoded by the exons ATGGGATTAAG ATTCCTGGTTCTTGCCATCGTCACTTTGGGATCTCTCTACACGTTACACCTTCTGGCGCAGGACTTTATGAAGCTGTCCAAGCCGCTGTTCATGGCGTCGGGGAAGCGGGATCTCGGGCCATCATTATCCTACAATCGGACGGCAACGCTAATG GATTTCGAGGCGAAAATTAACTGGAACCAAATTCTACGGGCCGATCCGTGGAAGTGTGCCCTTTCGCTCGTATGTCAgctggccgccggtgccgagcCACGAAATGGTCAAgcgaaaataatttatgaatttattGC ATTTAGTGtggaaaacagcaaaacggtCCCGAAACCGCTGCAAGAAGCGTTCGAAAGTGGCCTCCGCTACAACGAAAATCTTTCGGCGGCAAACAACCACGAAAAGTGCTACAACCGGTACCCATTGTGCCTTTACTCGGCCAAAACGATGCTGAGGCTGATGACTTTGTTTGCAGCGCAGCGATGA